From Kiritimatiellia bacterium, the proteins below share one genomic window:
- a CDS encoding LssY C-terminal domain-containing protein: MNENPRGTRQQPRVIQLILWGGRLLFLLVLVGLALSVYEALFHDIFRERRYLTGFLALWLFTAYLVLPRIHRRLTRLYVPNYFIGRVRTGDGLLGDPVNLAVNGTRDQLVGAMQAAGWTLADPLTPASAFKIARATVLRRSYPAAPVSSLYLFSRKQDLAFEQEVGGSTRRRHHVRFWRAPDGWWLPGGYRADWLGAATFDTHVGFSLFTGQLTHRIAEDTDEERDYVVRTLREAGRAQDVRIVEHFFSAYRDRNGGGDRIQTDGAMPFVTLA, encoded by the coding sequence ATGAACGAAAATCCTCGCGGCACCAGACAGCAACCCCGGGTGATCCAGCTCATCCTCTGGGGCGGCCGGCTGCTCTTTCTCCTCGTGCTCGTCGGCCTCGCGCTCTCGGTGTACGAAGCCCTTTTCCACGACATTTTCCGGGAACGCCGCTACCTGACGGGCTTCCTGGCCCTGTGGCTGTTCACGGCCTACCTCGTCCTGCCGCGCATCCACCGGCGGCTGACGCGGCTGTACGTCCCGAACTACTTCATCGGCCGGGTGCGCACGGGCGACGGCCTGCTGGGCGACCCGGTGAACCTCGCCGTCAACGGCACGCGCGACCAGCTCGTGGGCGCCATGCAGGCGGCGGGCTGGACGCTGGCCGATCCCCTGACCCCGGCCAGCGCGTTCAAGATCGCACGGGCCACGGTCCTGCGGCGCAGCTACCCGGCCGCGCCCGTGAGTTCGCTCTACCTCTTCAGCCGGAAGCAGGACCTCGCCTTCGAGCAGGAGGTGGGCGGGAGCACCCGCAGACGGCACCACGTTCGCTTCTGGCGCGCGCCGGATGGCTGGTGGCTGCCGGGCGGGTACCGGGCCGACTGGCTGGGCGCGGCCACGTTCGACACGCACGTCGGGTTCTCCCTGTTCACCGGCCAGCTCACGCACCGGATCGCGGAAGACACCGACGAGGAGCGCGACTACGTGGTCCGGACCCTGCGCGAGGCCGGCCGCGCGCAGGACGTGCGCATCGTCGAGCACTTCTTCAGCGCCTATCGCGACCGCAACGGCGGCGGCGACCGCATCCAGACCGACGGCGCTATGCCCTTCGTGACCCTGGCATGA